The segment tggaattttctgcctcagagggtagtggaggtcagttctctggatgctttcaagagagagctagatagagctcttaaagatagcggagtcaggggatatggggagaaggcaggaacggggtactgattggggatgatcatccatgatcacattcaatgggggtgctggctcgaagggccaaatggcctactcctgcacctattgtctattgactcactctggccatggaggagacccaggacagaatgtTCAGattgggaatagacaatagacaataggtgcaggaataggccattcgacccttcgagcctagaatgggaggggggagttgaagtgctgagccaccgggagatcaggatggTTATTGCGGAGTGAGGAGAAGGGACAGCAGGGATAATTAGTAGGAATAATTCCAGTCGATTTTTGTGGATTTCTGGAGCTGATTTTTTGCGGCCATTCCTCGGGGGGCTCGAGGATCGGAGacgaggggggaggagagtgaaGGCAGCTCAGAGACGGCAGTCGATGCCCCCGTTCACCCCGACCGTCTCCCCGGTGATGTAGGCCGCGTCAGGCGAGCAGAGGAACGCCACGACTCCGGCGCACTCCTCTGCCTCTCCCAGCCGCCCCATGGCTACCCCCTTCTCCAGTTCCCGCCGGAGGCCATCCTCCTCCCACAGAACAGAGCTGAAGTTGGTCTTGATGAAGCCCGGGGCCAGGCAGTTGACCCGGATGCGGAGCGGGGCCAGTTCCCCAGCCAGAGCCTTGGTCAGGCCGAGCAGCGCCGTCTTGCTCACCCCGTACGCCCCGATGGGGAACGACGGCCTGTAGCCGGCCACCGAGCTGACCAGCACGATAGACCCACCTCCCCTCTTCTCCATGTGGGGGGCCACCAGCCCCACGAGGAGTGCCGCCGCCTTGACGTTCACCTCCCACAGCTTGTCCCAAGCACTCTCCGGGCAGTCCAGGATGCCGCCCGCGTGCGGGTTGACTCCGGCGTTGGAGACGAGGATGTCCACTCCACCGAACAGGCGCACGGCCTCAGCTACCAGCGCCtccctgtcaatagacaatagaggcaggagtaggccattcagcccttcgagccagcaccgccattcaatgtgaacacactgatctgatctgtattcatgcctacaatattctgttgataattggcaatagacattaggtgcagaagtaggtcattcggcccttcgagccaacaccg is part of the Amblyraja radiata isolate CabotCenter1 chromosome 25, sAmbRad1.1.pri, whole genome shotgun sequence genome and harbors:
- the LOC116987218 gene encoding dehydrogenase/reductase SDR family member 4-like, yielding MLSGKAAVLTASTRGIGLAAARRLARHGARVLVSSRRQDHVDEAVSGLRAEGLEAWGIPCHVGRGPDREALVAEAVRLFGGVDILVSNAGVNPHAGGILDCPESAWDKLWEVNVKAAALLVGLVAPHMEKRGGGSIVLVSSVAGYRPSFPIGAYGVSKTALLGLTKALAGELAPLRIRVNCLAPGFIKTNFSSVLWEEDGLRRELEKGVAMGRLGEAEECAGVVAFLCSPDAAYITGETVGVNGGIDCRL